ACCAGCTCAACGACCAGCCCGAGACGGGGATCTCGATCCCCCACTCGGGGCTGAGCACCTCCGAGTACTACCGTCGGCTCTGGCGGATCGTCGACACCCGGTACGACGTCGCCCTGATTATCTTGGACGAGGTCGACAAGATCGAGGACGACGACATCCTGATGCAGCTCTCGCGGGCGGTCGAATCCGGCAAGCTCACCGAGAGCACAGTCGGCGTCATCGGGATCTCGAACAAGGTTCGGTACAAGGACTCGCTGGACGAGCGGATCAAATCGAGCCTCTGTGAACGAGAGTACGTGTTCTCACCGTACGATGCGGCTCAGATCCGCGAGATCCTGCGTTCGCGATCCGACGCCTTCCACGACGACGTCCTCGAGGACGGCGTCGTTCCTCGCGTCGCCGCCCTGGCCGCGCGCGAACACGGCGACGCCCGGAAGGCGATCGACATCCTCCGGTTTGCCGGCGAGATCGCCGAGGAAGACGACATCGAGACGGTCACCGAGGCCTGCGTCGACCACGCACACGAACGCGAGGAGACCAGCCGGCTGGCCGAACTCATCTCGAAGAGTCCGAGTCACGCGAAGCTCGTCCTCGAGGCGATGGCGCTTTTGACCCAACAGAAGGAGGGCGAGGACGCCCCGGTGACGACCAACGAGGCCTACGACCTCTACAAACGGCTGTGCGATCGGGACCGCTCGGACCACCTGAAGCTCCGTCGGGTGCGGGACATCCTCTCGGAGCTCGAGTTCCTCTCGATCATCGAACAGGAGCGCAAGTGGGCGGGAAAAGGGAAGGGAAACTACATGGAAAACCGGCTGATCGACGATCCGGAGGTCATCATCGCGGCCTGTAACGAGTCCGACTAGCCGCGACGGCCGGAAGCCAATCGTTCGAAGACCTCAGAGCGGAGGGTTTTCGGCTCTCGGGTCCCTACGCTGAGGGATAGATCGTTCGCCTCCCACCGAATAGGAACCGTCTCCACCCGGTATTTGCGGGGGTTTCTTACGGGCGAATATGAGGCAACGACCTCCGGTGACCGAAACGGATCTCTCACGTCGGAAGGTGCTCCTGGCGATCGGTGCCACGGGACTTTCGGCGTTCGCGGGCTGCTCGGCGGACGGATCGCCGTCGGAGACTGAACCCGTCCCTTCAGAGCCGACCGTCGCGGCCCACTCGTCGCCCGATCTCGAGAAGTGGGTCGACGAGGTGCCACGTCCGGGCGTCGTAGAGCCCGACGGCACGAAGGAGGGACAGCCCTACTACGAGATCGAAATGCGCGAGGTCGAACAGCGGCTCCACAGCGATCTGCCGCCGACGACCGTCTGGGGGTACGACGGACAGTTCCCGGGGCCGACGATCGAAGCCGAACAGGGCGAGCCGATCTACGTGCGCTGGCAGAACCAGCTCCCCGACGACCATCTCCTTCCTGTAGACACGACGATCCATGGCGAGATGATCCCGTACGACATCCCCGGCGTCCGGACCGTGACTCACCTCCACGGCGGCAATATCGAAACTGAGAGCGACGGCAAGGCCAGGGGCTGGTTCACCCGCGAGTTCGAGGAGACCGGTCCCGCGTTCGAGAAGAAAGACTACTACTACGCGAACGACCAGCCGCCGGCGACCCTGTGGTACCACGACCACGCGGTCGGTATCACGCGGTTGAACGTCTACGCGGGTCTCGCCGGCTTCTACCTGCTGCGAAACGACCACGAGCGCGAGCTCGAGTTGCCCGACGGCGAGTACGAGATCCCGCTCGTCATCCAGGATCGGAGCCTCAACGAGGACGGCTCGCTGTTCTACCCGTCGGCCGTCTCCGAGGACCGTGGCGGCGACGACTCACACCCCGAGCCGAGCATCGTGCCGGAGTTTTACGGGGACGTGCCGGTGGTCAACGGGACGGCCTGGCCCCGCCTCTCGGTCGAACCCGAGCAGTATCGGCTTCGGCTACTCAACGGCTCCAACAGTCGGTACTACGACCTCGCGCTGCGCGAGTACGACGAGGAGTCAGGCGAGGTCGGAGACGACGGCCCGCAGTTCGTCCAGATCGGGAACGACGGGGGACTCCTCTCGGAACCCGTCCCGGTCGAGGGGCGCCTCGAGATCGGGTCGGGACAGCGCGCCGACGTCCTCGTCGACTTCTCGGCGTACGCCGGGGAGACGTTACTCCTCCACAACGCGGCGCCGTCGCTGTATCGGGGCACGCGCGAAGAGAGCGAGGAGACCAAGCCGCTCCCGGAGCTCGTGCTCGTCGACGTGGCCGACTCCGACGGCGTCGAGGACGTCGGGGAGCTCCCGGACGAGCTGACCGAGGTTCCAGAGATCCCCGTCGAGGCGGCGGACCGACACCGTCACCTCACGCTCGCCGGGGACACCGACGAGTACGGACGCATGATCCACCTCCTCGGCAGCGAAAAACAGCCGTCGGGACACAACCTGGACGATCCCGTGACCGAGGAGCCCGAGCTCGGCGACACGGAGATCTGGAGCATCGCCAACCATACCTCGATGTCCCACCCGATCCACCTCCATCTCGTCCACTTCCAGCTGCTCGGCCGACAGCCGCTGGCCGACTACGACACCTCCGAGGACGGCGTCGATCCGGCGACGCTCGAGGATCCTCAGCCGTACGAGCTGGGCTGGAACGACGTGATCTCGGTCGATCCCGCCGAGGTGATCCACATCATCGTCCACTTCGGGGAGTACGAGGGGGTGTTCAACGATCAGACGGGCGAGTACATGTGGCACTGCCACATGATCGAGCACGAGGACTACGACATGATGCGTCCGTTCAGAGTGGTCCCGAACGTGGAGGACGAGTCCGGCGACGGGTAGCGGTTCCTCGAACGCCGCGAGCCGCTTCCGGTTCTCAGAGCAGTTCGCGAACGTCGGAGTACCACATGTCGTGGTAGTCGACGTGCCCGACCCGGCGGGCGATCGCCACCGCCAGCGCGTGCCAGCAGAGCTCGGTCGGGTCCTCGTCGTCGAGGTTGTACTCGCTGTCCTTGCAGGTACAGCCGCCGTCCTCGACGATGTACTCGTCGCCGTAGCCGACGACGATCGTGAAATCCCGGTAGGACTTGACGCGGTGTTCGCCGACGGCTTCGATAGCGCGAACCCCCCGATCGCCGTGACACTGCGTGATCTGCTCGACCAGCTCCGGCGTCAGTTCGCCTGCCTCCTCGAGTCGGGCCTGCCAGCGCTCGACGGGGTTCGCTTCCGACACGTCCGGAACTGAGTGTCGGACTGTAAAATCGGTTCGGTTGTCGGTCGACGCGGATGTGACCTTCCCCGGGAACGCGACGCCCGTTCTCGTTGTGGATCCCGAGAGGGTCAACCGACGCTGACTGTGACAGCTACGCCGACTCGTCGCCCATCGTCGGGTGGATCTCCTCCCAGTCGCTGGGCCGAACGGGTCCGTCGAGCAGCGGATCGTCGGTCTCGAGCATCCACTCGATGAGATCGTCCCGCAGTCGCTCTCGGACCCCCTCGTAGTCGGGGTCGTCGGCGAGGTTCTCCCGCTCGTCGGGGTCGGTTTCGAGGTCGTAGAGTTCGACGTAGGGACGTTGCTCGCAGTAGTACTCCTCGCGAACCTCGCTGCCCGCGGCGCTCTCGTAGATGTCCCGCGTCAGGTAGATCCCGGGAAGGTGCCAGAAGTTCCGGACGTACTTGTACCGATCCGTCCGAACGGCCCGGATCGGATTGTACCGGTCGTGCCAGGTCATCCCCGCGAAGACGCGCTCACGGGGATCGTACTCGCCGTCGCCTCCGGCCGACTCGTCGACGAGACGGCCACGGAGGCTTCGCCCGACGACGCCGTCGGGCACCTCGACGCCGGCAAACTCGAGCAGCGTCGGGAAGACGTCGACGTTGCTGGCGAGGTCGTCGACGACGCCGGCGTCGACGACACCGGGGTATCGCAACAGGAGCGCAGCGCCGATCCCCGCGTCGTAACAACAGCCCTTCGCCCGCGGGAACGCCAGTCCGTGCTCGGTCGTGAAGACGACGAGGGTGTCCTCGGCGAGGCCGGCGTCCTCGAGCGCGTCGAGGACGGTGCCGACGCCGTCGTCGAGTGCCCGGACCATTCCCTGGAGTTCGGCGATGTCGCTGCGGATCCCCGGACGGTCCGGGAGGAACGGCAGCGGGTCGACGTCGTCGGGGTCGGGCGTCTCGTAGCGATCGGGATCGAAGCCGAACCCGTCCTCGTCCTCGACGCGGTGACACTCGAAGAAGCCGACCGAGGCGAAGAAGGGATCCTCGTGCTCGTCCGCCGCAACCACCGACGCGAACTCCTCGCCGACCTCGCGGGCGCGGGCAGTTTCGTGGACCGACGGCGGGGTGTTTACCCGGAGCGGCTCCTCGACGTGTTCGTGATCGTAGCCGAGCCGATCCGGATACTCGGTGACGTGCTGGAGACCAAAGCGGTGGGTCTCGTAGCCCGCCTCGCCGAGCAGCTGTGGCAGCAGCCGCTCATCGGGACCGAGCTCCCAGTCTCCGTGAGCCAGCCCGAGCATCCCGTTCTGGTGGGGGTGACGGCCGGTGACCAGACTCGACCGACTCGGCGAACACTGCGGAGCCGTCACGAAGTGGCGGTCGAACCGAACTCCCTCGTCGGCGAGACCGTCGAGCCGGGGTGTTTCGACGTCGGCTCCGTAACAGCCGAGGTACCGCCCCAGATCGTGGCAGTGGATCAAAACGATGTTTGGCGGCTCCATTGCTCCGGCGTACGGAACCCCGGCGAGTAAGCGTTGGGCCGGCTACAGCCTGATCGGTCGTCGACAGAGACGGTCACCCGACGCGATTCGAGTCCCTGAATTCCCTGCATTAGCCGGGCCTGGCGCCTTCCCGGCGAGCGCCGGAAGATAGATAACCATGCGAGATTCCAACGAGGGTGACAGGGAGTCACATACGAGTGTCCGGAACGTCGTTCTCGTCGTCTTCGACACCGCTCGAGCGAAAAGCGTCGGGCCGGAAACGACGCCGGCGCTGTCCTCGCTCGCCGCGGAGGGGACGACTTTCGAGAACGCGTTCGCGACGGCACCGTGGACGCTTCCCTCCCACGCCTCGATGTTCACCGGTCGCTACCCGTCCGAGCACGGCGCTCACGGCGGACACACCTACCTCGAGGAGGATCAGCGGACGCTCGCGGAAGCCTTCGCCGACGCCGGCTACGACACCGTCGGCGTCTCGAACAACACCTGGATCACCGAGGAGTTCGGCTTCGACCGCGGGTTCGACGAGCTCCGGAAGGGATGGCAGTACATCCAGTCCGACGCCGACATGGGCGCGGTCGTCCGCGGCGAGGACGTCCGCGAGAAACTTCAGGCGACTCGTGATCGGCTCTTCGAGGGGAACCCGCTGGTCAACGCGGCGAACATCCTCTACAGCGAGGTGTTCCAGCCCGCCGGCGACGACGGCGCGGCCCGATCGGTCGACTGGATCGGCGACTGGCTCGGCGACCGCGACGACGACGATCCGTTCTTCCTGTTCTGTAACCTCATCGAGCCCCACGTCGAGTACGATCCGCCCCGCGAGTACGCCGAGCAGTTCCTCCCCGAGGACGCGAGCTACGAGGAGGCGACCGCGATCCGGCAGGACCCCCGGGCCTACGACTGCGAGGACTACGAGCTCACCGAGCGGGAGTTCTCGCTGCTGCGGGGGCTCTACCGTGCCGAGCTCGCCTACACCGACGATCAGCTCGCGCGCCTCCGCGAGGCCCTCGAGGCGGCCGGCGAGTGGGAGGAGACCCTCTTCGTCGTCTGCGGCGATCACGGCGAGCAGGTCGGCGAGCACGGCTTCTTCGGCCACCAGTACAACCTCTACGACCACCTGATCAACGTCCCGCTCGTCTTCCACGGCGGCCCCTTCACGGGCGGCGGCCATCGACGGGAGCTGGTCCAGCTGCTCGACCTTCCCGCGACGCTGCTCGACTCCCTCGGAATCGACGACCCCGAGCTGCTCGAGCAGGGTCACGGGCGGTCGCTCCACCCCGCGACCCACGAGCGACGGGACGCGATCTTCGCCGAGTACGCCGCCCCCCAGCCCTCGATCGATCGGCTCGAGGCCCGCTTCGACGAGGTTCCCGACCGGGTACGGGCGTTCGATCGCCGGCTGCGGACGATTCGGACCCACGAGGAGAAGTACGTCCGCGGCGACGACGGCTTCGAACGGTACCACGTCCTCGAGGGCGACCCCAACGAGGAGACCGACCTCGCGGACGACGACCCCGATCGGGTCCGGGAGCTCCGGGAGCGCCTCGAGGAGCAGTTCGACTCGCTCGAGGACGCCGGCGCGAGCGGCGAGGTCGAGATGCAGGCCGGGACCAAGGATCGACTGGCGGATCTGGGGTATCTCTAGTAGTCCAAAATATTCCCGTAATCGCGGCAGAGTTCCCGTTCGCCTCGATTTTTCTCCCCCGTTAACTGCTCGACCTGTACGTGACGATCGACCGATCCAGACCAACAGTAATCGACATACAAACTGTGGGGTGTCGATGTCTCCGTCCCACGTCTGCGATCCGACCGGTTCCGCCACCGACTACTGTTATACCCCTCCGTCGTCTTACCGGGACACGTGTCCGATACCCGCGTGGAGTCCGACGGCTGTCGGCTCTGTGGCGCCGACGTCGGCAGCGAGGAGCGGTTCTGCTCGAGCGGTTGCCGGGCGATCCACGAGGACCTCGACGCCGCGTTCGATGATAGCGGGAGCGCCGCCGAGGGGTCGGCGATCGTCGACGAGGACGCGGGCCCGAGCGATGGCCTCGGCCCGGACGACGCTGCCGCGAGCGACGGCCTCGACTCCGACGACGCGGCCCGCGCGTTTTTCCGGATCGACGGGATGTACTCCGCGCTCTGTGAAACCTACCTCGAGCGGGTCGCCGAGCGACGGGCGGGTGTCAGCGAGGCGACGGCGAGCTACGTCACCGAAACGGTCCGGGTCGACTACGACCCTGCCCGAACCTCGGCCGACGAACTCCGGGTCACCCTGACCACGACCGGGTACACCGCCTACCGCCGCGATGGGGTCGACACAGGTGCCGACGCCGAGGAACTAGCGAACGGCCAGACGGGCGCTACCCAGCGCTCCCGCGAGATAACGGGGCTGCGCAAGCGCCGAACCGAGGACGTCCTCGAGATGCGCTACGTCGTCGGCGTCGTCTTCGGCTCCTTTCTGCTGGTACCGTACGTCGCGATCCTCTACCCCGTCTACCTCGCCGACTTCGTCGACTGGGGGTTCCTGGCTCCCTACGAGGGGGCGTTCGCGACGCTCGACGGACTGATGCTGCTCCCGCTGTTTCTCACCGTCACTGGCGCCGTTCTCTACCTGAGCGGGATGCCGCTCCTGCGTGGGGCCTACGTCAGCCTGAAGCTCCGCCGGCCGAACACGCAGCTGCTCGCCGCGGTTACCGTCGTCGCCGCGTTCGTCTACGGGACGGTCGCGCTCACGCTCGGGCACAACGACGTCTACTACGATCTGACGATCCTCGTCGCGGCGACGGTGATGGCGGCCGTGTTCTACGAGGCGACGGTCAAGCGGCGGGCCCTGGATCGACTCACCGAACTCACGGTCTCGGAGGTCGGCGAGGCGCGCCTGCTCGGGGCCGACGGCTCGACCCGAACGGTCCCCACGGAGTCCCTGGCAGCCGACGACCGCCTGCTCGTCCGGGAAGGTGAGCGGATCCCGGTCGACGGGCGGCTCGCGGAGGGACAGTGTACGGTCGACGAGGCGATCGTCACCGGGGAGTCGCTCCCGGTCTCGAAGCGGGCAGGCGAGGACGTCGTCGGCGGGTCGCTGGTCATCTCGGGTGCGGCCGTCGTCGATCCCGCCGACCGAACCGAGAGCAGCCTCGAACGGCTCACCGAGACGGTCTGGAACCTCCAGAGCGCGACCCACGGGGTCGGCCGCCGCGCGGATCGGCTCGCGGCCCGACTGACCCCCGCCGTCGCCGCGGCCGTCCTCGGGGTCGGCGCGGTCGCGATCGTCCTTGGCTGGTCCGCGATCGATACCGCCCTGGCCGTCCTCGCGGCCGCGATCGTCGCGAGCCCGTGGGCGCTCGGCCTCGCGGCGCCCGTCTCCGTCGCGACGAGCATCCGCGAGGCCCACGATCGCGGGATCGTCGTCTTCGACGAGACGGTGTTCGAACGGCTCCGCGAGCTCGATGTCGTTGTCTTCGACAAGACGGGAACGCTGACGACGGGGAAGATGCGCGTCCTCGAGGCCGACGCGGCCCCCGAACTGCTCCGGGCCGCGGGCGCGCTCGAGGATCGGGCGGCCCACCCCGCCGCGACGGCGATCCGCGACGCGTTCGCTCGCGGCGAGGGGCCCGAGGACGGGGCGGTCGGCGACGGCAGTGGCGAGCCGCCGACGGTCCGGGAGTTCGAAACCCACGAAACCGGCGTCGAGGGGGTTGTCGACGGTCGCCGAGTGGTGGTCGGCCACCCGGAGCTCTTCCGGGAGCGGGGCTGGGCCCTCACAGACGAGCTCGCGTCGCGGGCCGCCACTGCCAGGGAGCGAGGACGGCTTCCCGTCCTCGTCGGCGAGGACGGGCATGCGAGCGGGATCGTCGTCGTCGGCGACGAGCCCCGAACCGGGTGGCTCGAGAGCCTCGAGCGACTGCGAACGGCCGGCGTCGAGGTCGTCGTTCTGACGGGCGACGACGCGGCTGCAAGCGCGTTCCTCGAGCACCGGGCCGACCTCGAGGTCTTCGCCGACGTCCCGCCGGCGGGCAAGACCGCGGCCGTCGAGCGGCTGGCGGCCGACCGACGGGTGGCGATGGTCGGCGACGGGACAAACGACGCGCCCGCGCTGGCTGCGGCGGATCTGGGAATCTCGCTGGGCGGGGGTACCGCGCTCGCGGCTGACGCCGCCGACCTCGCGATCCTCGGAGACGACCTGGCGGGCGTCGAGCGGGCGATCTCGCTGGCCCGGGCTGCCGGCGACCGTGTGACCCAGAACCTCGCGCTGGCGCTTGCGTACAACGTCGTCGTGATCCCCGTCGCGCTGGCCGGGCTGTTGAGCCCGCTGGTGACGGCGGGGGCGCTCATCCTTACCGCGGCGCTGATCGTCGCCAACGCCTCGCGACCGCTGCTCGGGGAGCGCTGACCGCGGCCGACACGACCGCCGCGCTCGAGAGTCGTTCTCGTCGCGGACGACGAGGCGGCAACCCCTCCCGGCAAGGCTAACCTACTCGGGGGATCGCCCGCATCCCGGTGACGAATGGGGATCGCCGATCGCCCCGGCGCGTACGGGGTCGTCGCTGTCGCGACGCTCGCCTACACCTGCCTGATGTTCGTCTGGTTCTCGCTGCCGGCGTACCTCTCGACGATCATCGCGGAACTGGACCTCTCGAGCACCCAGGCCGGCGTCGTCGCGGGCGCGGTGCCGCTGACCTACATCCCGATCGCGCTGTTCTCGGGGCTCGCGGTGGATCGGATCGGGCCCGGACGGAGCCTCGCGGTCGGCGTCGTGCTCTACGGCGTCGCGCAGGTCGGCCGGAGCTTCGCCGACGGGTTCCCGTCGCTGCTGGCGCTGACCCTGCTGCTGGGGGTCGGCGCGACCGCGGTTACGTTCGGTCTGCCGAAGCTCGTCTCGACGCTGTTTCCGCCGAGCCGGACGGGGCTTCCGTCCTCGATCTACCTCGTCGGTGCCTCGGCGGGGACCGCGCTCGTCTTCGGCGTCGGCCGCCCGGTCCTCGGCCCGTGGCTCGGCGGCTGGCGTCCCCTCTTTCTCTGGAGCGGGCTCGTCGCGATCGGCTACGGGATCGGCTGGTACGTCCTGGCCAGGCGCCTCGGAATCGACGAGCGTGCCGCGGCCAAAGACGCGGACGAGACCGACCGTGACGAGGACGCGGCCCCGATCGCGTCGATCCGACGGGACCTCCGGCTGATCCTCACCCACCGGGAGCTCCAGCTCGTGGTCGTCGTCGGCACGATGTACCTGCTGGCGAGCCACGGGATTCAGGGTTGGCTCCCGACGATCCTCGAGTCCCGCGGCGTCTCGCCCGGGATCGCGGGTCAGACGACAAGCCTCTTCGTCGGTGCCTACGCCGTCGGGATCTTCGCCGTCCCAGCGCTGGCCGACCGCTACGAGGCGCGGCCGACGGCGCTGATCGGCTGCGGCGCGGTGTTCTGTGCCGGCACGGTCGGCGTCGTCCTCGCAGACGGGCTCGGGCCGGCGCTCCTGGCGAGCATCGTCGTCGCCGGGCTCGGCGTCGGCGGGCTCTCGCCGCTCGTCCGAGCGATCCCACCCGCGCTCGAGGGGATTGGCGCGCGCCTGACCGGGACCGCCGTCGGCTTCATCTTCGCGGTCGGCGAGATCGGCGGCTTCCTCGGGCCCGTCCTGATCGGGACGAGCCACGACCTGACCGGCTCGTACGTCCTCGGGCTCGGGCTGATCGCGACGGCGGGAGTCGTCGTGGTGACCGCGGGCGCGACGTTGCGTCGGCTCGCCGACTGAGAGGCGTATGCAGGAGATCGCCTGAAGAGGCTCCGGTCCCTAAGATGGGTATGGCCAGTGTCCGTATCGGCTCCGCGTTTGGCATTCCGATCAAGCTCGGCGCCTCGTTTCTGCTCGTCGTCCCGCTGTTGGCCTACATCATCGGCGTTCAGATAGAGCTCACCGTCGAGTTGCTCAACGACGCGTTCGCCGCGGGGATCGACCCCGAGCCGCTGGCCGACGGCGCGACCCCGTGGCTGCTGGGGCTGGCGGCCGCGCTGGGGCTGTTCGCCAGCGTCTTCTTCCACGAACTGGGCCACGCGTTGGCCGCCCGCCGCTACGACCTCGAGACCCAGTCGATCACGCTGTGGTTCCTCGGCGGACTCGCACAGTTCGCCGAGATGCCGGAGGACTGGCACAAGGAGTTCGTCATCGCGATCGCGGGCCCGATCGTCAGCGTCGCGGTCGGGGTCGTCTGTTATATCGGCTTCGTCCTGCTGCCAGCCGAGTTCCCGGCGGTGCTGTTCGTGCTCGGCTACCTGGCGATACTCAACGTCGTGTTGGCGTTCTTCAACATGCTTCCCGGATTCCCGATGGACGGCGGTCGGGTGCTCCGGGCGCTGCTCTCGCGGAACCGCTCCCGGCTGGAAGCGACCCAGACCGCCGCTGCAGTCGGAAAGGGGTTTGCGCTCCTGCTCGGGTTCTTCGGAATTCTTACGTTCAGCATCTTCGCGATCGCGATCGCCTTCTTCATCTACATCGCCGCCTCGAGCGAAACCCAGCAGATCTTCGTCGAGACCGCATTCGAGGGGATAACCGTCACGGAGCTGATGACTCCCGCAGTGCGGCTCGATACGGTCTCGCCGGAGCTCCCACTCGATCGGCTCCTCGAGCGGATGATGCGCGAGCGCCACACCGGCTACCCCGTTCTCGACGAGGGAGAGCTCGTCGGCATCGTCACCCTTGAGGACCTCCAGGAACGAGCCGACGCTGATGACACCGTCGTCGCGGACGTGATGTCCACCGAGCTCGCCACCGTTGGACCCAACGACGAGGCGACGAGCGCACTCCGGACGATCCAGCAGGAGAATATCGGTCGTCTCCTCGTCGTCGACGACGACGGCTCGCTTGCGGGGCTGCTCTCGCGGACGGATCTGATGAAAGCCCTGGAGATCGCACAGCAGAGTCGGTCGATCCCGGCCGAACCACAGTCGCTCGAACGGTAGGCGCTCACTGTGGTGATGGCCTCGGCTCCGTCGGTTACAGAGGAAGCAGCGCAATGCCACGGCCTCAATGTTCGGCTGCCGGGCGTAGATCTTTGAGCCGGGTGCTCGTGGTACGAGCGAGCGCGATACACGGTGAGCACCATGGACAGTCACAATCCAGCGACCGGCGAGCGACTCGAAACGTACGACGACCACGACGAGGGCGACATCGAGGACATCCTCGCGAGCGCGGACGACGCGTTCGAATCGTGGGCCGAAACTCCGATCACCGAGCGCCAGCAGCTGCTCGAGCGGGCCGGCGAACTCCTCCGGGAGCGCGAGGACGAGTACGCCGAACTGATCAGCGAGGAGATGGGGAAACCGATCGCCGAGTCCCGCGCGGAACTCGAGAAATGCGCGTGGGTCTGTGATTTCTACGCCGAGCGGGCCGACGAGTTCCTCGCCGACGAGGCGCTTGGCAGCGAACCCCACTCGCGGACGTTCGTCTCCTACGAACCGCTGGGGGCCGTCCTCGCGGTGATGCCCTGGAACTTCCCGTTCTGGCAGGTGTTTCGGTTCGCCGCGCCCCACCTGACCGCGGGCAACGTCGGCCTGCTCAAACACGCCTCGAACGTCCCCGGCTGCGCGCTGGCGATCGAGGAGATCTTCCGCGACGCCGGCTATCCGGAGGGCGTGTTCTCGACGCTTTTGGCCGGCTCTGACGCGATCGAGGACGTGATCGCCGACGACCGTCTCGACGCGGTGACCCTCACCGGCAGCGAGGGCGCCGGCCGCGCCGTCGCCGAGCAGGCGGGAAGCGAGCTGAAGAAACACGTCCTCGAGCTCGGGGGAAGCGACCCGTTCGTCGTCTGTGCGGACGCCGATCTCGAGGCGGCAGCCGAGACTGCAGCGACCGCCCGAACGATCAACTCCGGGCAGTCCTGTATCGCGGCCAAGCGATTCATCGTCGTCGACGAGGTCTACGACGACTTTCTCGACCGGTTCGTTTCGGAGATGGAGAGCCTCGAGGTCGGCGATCCGCTGGCGTCGGACACCGACGTCGGCCCCCAGGCCCGCGAGGACCTCATGACGGATCTCCACGAGCAGGTCGAGGAAAGCGTTGCAGCGGGCGCGACCCTCGAGTGTGGCGGCGAACCCCTCGATCGGGAGGGGTACTACTACCCGCCGACGGTGCTCTCGGAGCCCCCGCGGGATAGCCCCGCGGCCGACGAGGAGGTGTTCGGCCCGGCCGCGGCCGTCTTCCGGGTCGAAGACGATGACGAGGCGATCGAGCTCGCCAACGATACCCGCTACGGGCTCGGGGGGTCGGTCTGGACCGAGGACCTCGATCGCGGGGAGCGACTCGCCCGTGAGATCGAGGCCGGCTGCGTGTTCGTCAACGAGCTTGTCAAGTCCGACCCGCGCCTGCCGTTCGGCGGCGTAAAGGCGTCAGGACACGGCCGCGAGCTCGCCGAGGCGGGGATCCACGAGTTCGTCAACCGCAAGACCGTCTGGGTCCAGTCGGCCGGTGCTGACGACGACGTTCCCGACACCGAGTAGCGCCGGCCCTCCCGCGAAGGGACGTCGCGAGCGAGGAAATCGACGCCTCCCGCCCCGAGAGCTGGGACGAGATCGATCAGACCTCCCCCATCGGACGAGCTCTCGCTGCTCGAGATCCGACTCGAGGCGTAGCCGACCGAGCTCGATTGCGGTCGCGAGCGACGGTCCCGTCGTCGAACTTCCGGCCCGGATACAGTGTTTCTCCTGCAAACCCTAGCCATTACTACATCGAAACGCATGAGAAATTATGGCGATCGAGGCCGCTTTCGACGTGTCGGGGGAGCGGATTCCGCTGGCGTGTGTGTTCGAGGAACTCCCGAACGCGACGGTCGAACTCGATCGGATCGTCCCGACGAACGGGGAGCCGATCCCCTCCTTCTGGCTGTGCGATCCGAACGTCGACTCGTTCGACCCGAACGCGGTCTCGCACCCGGCGCTCCGGACGATCGACGTCGTCGAAACCATCGGCGAGGAGGCGCTGGTCCAAGTCGAGTGGGATCCCGACCGGGAAACCCTCCTGACGATCCTGCTGGAGTCTGCGATCGTGCTGGTCTCTGCGGTCGGAACGCGACGCCGCTGGTCGTTCGAGATCCGCGGTGACGACCACGAGGAAGTCGCCGCCTTCCAGTCGGCCTGTCTCGAGGCGTCGATCCCGATCGAGCTCACGCGGCTCCGCCCGCTCTCGCCGCCGTGGGCCGACGAGGACGACGTCCTCACGCCCGCCCAGCGCGAGGCGCTGCTTTTGGCCTACGAGCGTGGCTACTTCGACTCGCCGCGACGG
This genomic window from Natronococcus occultus SP4 contains:
- a CDS encoding multicopper oxidase family protein, with protein sequence MRQRPPVTETDLSRRKVLLAIGATGLSAFAGCSADGSPSETEPVPSEPTVAAHSSPDLEKWVDEVPRPGVVEPDGTKEGQPYYEIEMREVEQRLHSDLPPTTVWGYDGQFPGPTIEAEQGEPIYVRWQNQLPDDHLLPVDTTIHGEMIPYDIPGVRTVTHLHGGNIETESDGKARGWFTREFEETGPAFEKKDYYYANDQPPATLWYHDHAVGITRLNVYAGLAGFYLLRNDHERELELPDGEYEIPLVIQDRSLNEDGSLFYPSAVSEDRGGDDSHPEPSIVPEFYGDVPVVNGTAWPRLSVEPEQYRLRLLNGSNSRYYDLALREYDEESGEVGDDGPQFVQIGNDGGLLSEPVPVEGRLEIGSGQRADVLVDFSAYAGETLLLHNAAPSLYRGTREESEETKPLPELVLVDVADSDGVEDVGELPDELTEVPEIPVEAADRHRHLTLAGDTDEYGRMIHLLGSEKQPSGHNLDDPVTEEPELGDTEIWSIANHTSMSHPIHLHLVHFQLLGRQPLADYDTSEDGVDPATLEDPQPYELGWNDVISVDPAEVIHIIVHFGEYEGVFNDQTGEYMWHCHMIEHEDYDMMRPFRVVPNVEDESGDG
- a CDS encoding Cdc6/Cdc18 family protein encodes the protein MSDSMDYFGSETEIFRNKELLQVSHLPDGDRIIGREDELTNLANAIKPATRGNTPNNVLVYGKTGTGKSLCSKFITNQAIDRAKDNGVSIGVAYVDCLQESTETQAVQSTAHQLNDQPETGISIPHSGLSTSEYYRRLWRIVDTRYDVALIILDEVDKIEDDDILMQLSRAVESGKLTESTVGVIGISNKVRYKDSLDERIKSSLCEREYVFSPYDAAQIREILRSRSDAFHDDVLEDGVVPRVAALAAREHGDARKAIDILRFAGEIAEEDDIETVTEACVDHAHEREETSRLAELISKSPSHAKLVLEAMALLTQQKEGEDAPVTTNEAYDLYKRLCDRDRSDHLKLRRVRDILSELEFLSIIEQERKWAGKGKGNYMENRLIDDPEVIIAACNESD
- a CDS encoding sulfatase family protein, which encodes MEPPNIVLIHCHDLGRYLGCYGADVETPRLDGLADEGVRFDRHFVTAPQCSPSRSSLVTGRHPHQNGMLGLAHGDWELGPDERLLPQLLGEAGYETHRFGLQHVTEYPDRLGYDHEHVEEPLRVNTPPSVHETARAREVGEEFASVVAADEHEDPFFASVGFFECHRVEDEDGFGFDPDRYETPDPDDVDPLPFLPDRPGIRSDIAELQGMVRALDDGVGTVLDALEDAGLAEDTLVVFTTEHGLAFPRAKGCCYDAGIGAALLLRYPGVVDAGVVDDLASNVDVFPTLLEFAGVEVPDGVVGRSLRGRLVDESAGGDGEYDPRERVFAGMTWHDRYNPIRAVRTDRYKYVRNFWHLPGIYLTRDIYESAAGSEVREEYYCEQRPYVELYDLETDPDERENLADDPDYEGVRERLRDDLIEWMLETDDPLLDGPVRPSDWEEIHPTMGDESA
- a CDS encoding metal-binding protein translates to MSEANPVERWQARLEEAGELTPELVEQITQCHGDRGVRAIEAVGEHRVKSYRDFTIVVGYGDEYIVEDGGCTCKDSEYNLDDEDPTELCWHALAVAIARRVGHVDYHDMWYSDVRELL